In the Kribbella sp. NBC_00482 genome, one interval contains:
- a CDS encoding SGNH/GDSL hydrolase family protein, which yields MTNILLDPRRTVVFAGDSVTDCGRRTDPDGLGDGYVRNLYDDLSGELGERRPAIVNAGISGHRAVDLAARWATDVLAHDPSLVSILIGINDTWRRYDEDDPTTAEDFEASYRALLDPLSCPVVLMEPFLLPVKDGQEEWREDLDPKLDVVRKLAVEYGAILVPTDVELTKQAVSVGPAALAGDGVHPTAAGHRALAELWRRYVLDA from the coding sequence GTGACGAACATCCTTCTCGATCCCCGGCGGACCGTCGTGTTCGCCGGGGATTCGGTGACCGACTGCGGCCGCCGTACCGACCCCGACGGGCTCGGTGACGGCTACGTGCGCAATCTGTACGACGATCTGTCCGGCGAACTTGGTGAACGCCGGCCGGCGATCGTCAACGCCGGCATCAGCGGCCACCGGGCGGTCGATCTGGCCGCCCGGTGGGCCACCGATGTGCTGGCCCACGACCCGTCGCTGGTGTCGATCCTGATCGGGATCAACGACACCTGGCGGCGGTACGACGAGGACGACCCGACGACAGCTGAGGACTTCGAGGCGTCGTACCGGGCGCTGCTCGACCCGCTGTCGTGTCCGGTGGTCCTGATGGAGCCGTTCCTGCTGCCGGTGAAGGACGGGCAGGAGGAGTGGCGGGAGGACCTGGACCCGAAGCTCGACGTGGTCCGGAAGCTGGCCGTCGAGTACGGCGCGATCCTGGTTCCGACCGATGTCGAGCTGACCAAGCAAGCAGTATCCGTCGGGCCGGCGGCGCTGGCCGGCGACGGCGTACACCCGACCGCCGCCGGACACCGTGCCCTCGCCGAGCTGTGGCGACGGTACGTCCTGGACGCCTGA